From a single Maritimibacter sp. DP1N21-5 genomic region:
- a CDS encoding response regulator transcription factor, whose amino-acid sequence MRILVVEDDQTTADFIARGFAEEGHVVDHLSNGRDALGQAMAGSYDALVVDRMLPGLDGLSLVKALRAAHVVTPAIFLTSIGGVEDRIEGLEAGGDDYLVKPFAFGELSARIAALIRRPPLSQEETVLRVGDLEMDLVRRRVLRRGQEIDLLPREFALLEHLMRRKGRVQTRTMLLESVWDIHFDPGTNVVETHISRLRAKVDKPFDHDLIRTVRGAGYRIDD is encoded by the coding sequence ATGCGTATTCTCGTGGTCGAGGATGACCAGACCACCGCCGATTTCATCGCCCGTGGCTTCGCGGAAGAAGGCCATGTGGTCGATCACCTGTCCAACGGGCGCGATGCCCTGGGGCAGGCCATGGCCGGGAGCTATGACGCGCTGGTAGTGGACCGGATGCTTCCGGGGCTCGACGGACTGTCGCTGGTCAAGGCGCTGCGCGCCGCCCATGTGGTGACGCCCGCGATCTTCCTGACCTCCATAGGCGGGGTCGAAGACCGGATCGAGGGGCTCGAGGCCGGTGGAGACGACTACCTCGTGAAACCCTTCGCCTTTGGCGAGCTTTCGGCGCGGATCGCCGCCCTGATCCGGCGGCCGCCCCTGTCGCAGGAGGAAACCGTGCTCCGGGTCGGGGATCTGGAGATGGACCTCGTGCGTCGCAGGGTGCTGCGCCGGGGGCAGGAGATTGACCTCTTGCCGCGCGAGTTTGCGCTCCTTGAACACCTCATGCGGCGCAAGGGGCGGGTGCAGACGCGCACCATGCTGCTCGAAAGCGTCTGGGACATTCATTTCGACCCCGGGACCAATGTGGTCGAGACCCATATCTCGCGGCTCAGGGCCAAGGTCGACAAGCCCTTCGATCACGACCTCATCCGCACCGTGCGTGGCGCGGGTTACCGGATCGACGACTGA
- a CDS encoding DUF1489 domain-containing protein, which translates to MVALRIFEERAVGHVNLVKLCVGAETVEDLTAWQKMRAGGDPSYEPRHVTRMWPKREAEVLAGGSLYWVFKGLILARQPIVRFDEVIGEDGIRRCGLVLGREVVLTSPAPRRPFQGWRYLDPADAPRDLPRGRKSETPLPRDLEIALSEIGIL; encoded by the coding sequence ATGGTGGCGTTAAGGATTTTCGAGGAGCGGGCCGTGGGGCATGTGAATTTGGTCAAACTCTGCGTCGGAGCCGAAACGGTCGAGGACCTGACGGCCTGGCAGAAGATGCGCGCCGGCGGCGATCCAAGCTATGAACCGCGTCATGTCACCCGCATGTGGCCCAAGCGCGAGGCCGAGGTGCTGGCGGGCGGGTCGCTCTATTGGGTCTTCAAGGGCCTGATCCTCGCACGGCAACCCATTGTGCGTTTCGACGAGGTGATCGGCGAGGACGGCATCCGGCGCTGCGGTCTGGTCCTGGGTCGCGAGGTCGTCCTCACGTCGCCCGCCCCGCGCCGCCCGTTTCAGGGCTGGCGCTACCTCGACCCCGCGGACGCGCCCCGCGATCTGCCCAGAGGTCGGAAAAGCGAAACGCCGCTGCCCCGCGACCTGGAAATCGCGCTCTCCGAAATCGGCATCCTATAG
- a CDS encoding Lrp/AsnC family transcriptional regulator: MMLDDVDRAFLRDLSEDATLSAGELGRRHGLSQPAAWRRVKRLQAEGILAGRRVEIDHEALGFGVTVFLGIKLATKGRVSLEDFERAVAAIPEVQLVHHVLGLYDYRLRIVARDLTDFERILRRRIMTLPGVGEFEANVLLSEERLPGPI, translated from the coding sequence ATGATGCTGGACGACGTGGATCGCGCCTTCCTGCGGGACCTGTCCGAGGACGCGACGCTTTCGGCAGGCGAGCTTGGGCGGCGGCACGGCCTGTCGCAGCCGGCGGCCTGGCGGCGCGTCAAACGATTGCAGGCGGAGGGCATCCTCGCTGGGCGCCGGGTCGAGATCGACCACGAGGCGTTGGGCTTCGGCGTCACGGTGTTTCTCGGCATCAAGCTCGCCACGAAGGGCAGGGTTAGCCTCGAGGATTTCGAACGGGCGGTGGCAGCGATCCCCGAGGTGCAGCTCGTGCACCATGTGCTCGGGCTTTACGACTATCGCCTCAGGATCGTGGCTCGGGACCTGACCGATTTCGAGCGCATCCTGCGGCGCAGGATCATGACCCTGCCCGGTGTCGGCGAGTTCGAGGCCAATGTGCTCCTGTCCGAGGAACGGCTGCCCGGCCCGATCTGA
- a CDS encoding HAMP domain-containing sensor histidine kinase, with protein sequence MQNRLLRSTPVRQAMILVAVVALVNLLSLGGAWLKLRADTVAEIKDGVSQDLASFDVAATPSALRTLVAARARVTDPRDAVYVFLGFDQRSTGNAQGYLRDGVIGFEALDGMRLSEAGYVNDSRRLSGGVLIVARSLGPVSELDETFLNLLFFSLIPTVLLSLTLGVWIATRSARRVARIEAVLGRIAGGDLSARTREDGTGDDLSVIGAGVNRMATKQELATETLRQVTTDIAHDLRTPLQRIGVLLSELEERLPEGEEQRLATRAKDEADHAVAVFRALLEIARIEGGRVRERFAPVDLGEVAGRIVELYQPSGEDEGVIISLAVDGPSQVEGDADLIGQALANLIENALRHAGEGGEIAVRVSGDRLSVADRGPGIPEDERDKVLRRLYRLEHSRTTPGNGLGLALVAAIAEAHGAELTLGDNAPGLVVTMRFRG encoded by the coding sequence ATGCAGAACAGGCTTCTCCGTTCCACGCCCGTCCGGCAGGCGATGATCCTCGTCGCGGTGGTCGCGCTCGTGAACCTCTTGTCACTGGGGGGCGCCTGGCTCAAGCTCAGGGCGGATACGGTGGCCGAGATCAAGGACGGGGTCTCGCAGGATCTGGCGAGTTTCGACGTGGCCGCGACGCCCTCTGCCCTGCGCACATTGGTGGCCGCGCGGGCGCGGGTGACGGACCCGCGCGATGCGGTCTATGTCTTTCTGGGGTTTGACCAGCGCAGCACGGGCAACGCACAGGGCTATCTGCGCGACGGCGTCATCGGGTTCGAGGCGCTGGACGGCATGCGATTGTCCGAGGCTGGTTATGTCAACGATTCACGGCGGTTGTCCGGCGGCGTCCTGATCGTGGCCCGGTCGCTTGGCCCGGTGTCGGAGCTGGACGAGACCTTCCTGAACCTTCTGTTCTTCTCGCTCATCCCGACGGTGCTGCTGTCGCTCACCCTCGGGGTCTGGATCGCGACGCGCTCGGCCCGCCGGGTGGCGCGGATCGAGGCGGTGCTGGGCCGGATCGCGGGCGGGGATCTGTCGGCGCGCACGCGGGAGGACGGGACGGGCGACGACCTGTCGGTGATCGGCGCCGGGGTGAACCGCATGGCCACGAAGCAGGAGCTTGCGACCGAAACGCTCCGGCAGGTGACCACCGACATCGCCCATGACCTGCGCACGCCGCTGCAACGGATCGGCGTGCTGCTTTCGGAGCTTGAAGAGCGCCTGCCCGAGGGCGAGGAACAGCGCCTTGCGACGCGGGCGAAAGACGAAGCCGATCATGCCGTGGCGGTGTTCAGGGCCTTGTTGGAGATCGCGCGGATCGAAGGTGGGCGTGTGCGTGAACGTTTCGCGCCTGTCGATCTGGGCGAGGTGGCGGGTCGGATCGTGGAGCTTTACCAGCCTTCGGGCGAAGATGAAGGCGTGATCATCTCCCTCGCTGTTGACGGTCCGTCCCAAGTCGAAGGTGACGCCGACCTCATCGGTCAGGCGCTCGCCAATCTCATCGAGAACGCGTTGCGCCACGCAGGTGAAGGGGGCGAGATCGCGGTTCGTGTGTCGGGCGACCGGCTGTCGGTTGCGGACCGGGGCCCGGGTATTCCCGAGGACGAACGCGACAAGGTGCTGCGCCGCCTCTACCGGCTTGAACACTCGCGCACGACGCCGGGCAACGGGCTGGGCCTTGCACTCGTGGCGGCGATTGCCGAGGCCCATGGCGCGGAACTGACGCTTGGCGACAATGCGCCGGGACTTGTCGTCACGATGCGGTTTCGCGGCTGA
- the ilvC gene encoding ketol-acid reductoisomerase, translating into MRVYYDRDCDVNIIKDMKVAILGYGSQGHAHALNLRDSGAKNVVVALREGSPSAKKAEGEGLKVMGIAEAAAWADLIMFTMPDELQAETYKKYVHDNLRDGAAIAFAHGLNVHFGLINPKPGVDVIMMAPKGPGHTVRGEYVKGGGVPCLVAVHQDATGKAMEIGLSYCSAIGGGRSGIIETNFREECETDLFGEQAVLCGGLVELIRMGFETLVEAGYAPEMAYFECLHEVKLIVDLIYEGGIANMNYSISNTAEYGEYVSGPRVLPREQTKKAMKEILTDIQTGKFVRDFMQENSVGQPFFKGTRRLNDEHQIEQVGERLRGMMPWISAGKMVDKAKN; encoded by the coding sequence CTGCGCGTTTACTACGATCGCGACTGCGACGTGAACATCATCAAGGACATGAAAGTCGCCATCCTCGGCTATGGCTCGCAAGGCCACGCCCACGCGCTCAACCTGCGCGATTCGGGTGCGAAGAACGTCGTCGTGGCGCTGCGCGAAGGCTCGCCCTCGGCCAAGAAAGCCGAAGGTGAAGGGCTCAAGGTCATGGGCATCGCCGAAGCCGCCGCCTGGGCCGACCTGATCATGTTCACCATGCCCGACGAACTTCAGGCCGAGACCTACAAGAAATACGTCCACGACAACCTGCGTGACGGCGCCGCGATCGCCTTTGCCCACGGTCTGAACGTCCACTTCGGCCTGATCAACCCGAAGCCCGGCGTCGACGTCATCATGATGGCCCCCAAGGGCCCCGGCCACACCGTGCGTGGCGAATACGTCAAAGGTGGCGGCGTGCCCTGCCTTGTGGCCGTGCATCAGGACGCGACCGGCAAGGCCATGGAAATCGGCCTGTCCTATTGCTCCGCCATTGGTGGCGGCCGCTCGGGCATCATCGAGACCAATTTCCGCGAAGAGTGCGAAACCGACCTCTTCGGCGAACAGGCCGTGCTCTGCGGCGGTCTCGTCGAGCTGATCCGCATGGGCTTCGAGACCCTCGTGGAAGCGGGCTACGCCCCGGAAATGGCCTATTTCGAGTGCCTGCACGAAGTGAAGCTGATCGTGGACCTGATCTACGAAGGCGGCATCGCGAACATGAACTATTCGATCTCGAACACCGCCGAATACGGCGAATACGTCTCAGGTCCGCGCGTTCTGCCCCGCGAGCAGACCAAGAAGGCCATGAAAGAGATCCTGACTGACATCCAGACCGGCAAGTTCGTGCGTGACTTCATGCAGGAAAACTCGGTCGGCCAGCCGTTCTTCAAGGGCACCCGCCGTCTCAACGACGAGCACCAGATCGAACAGGTCGGCGAGCGTCTGCGCGGCATGATGCCGTGGATTTCGGCCGGCAAGATGGTCGACAAGGCGAAGAACTGA
- a CDS encoding DMT family transporter, with protein MDRQITAKSWVLLLVLGLVWGSTFLIIEIALGGVGPFWLAASRVIFAALLMTVVWTLRGFRLFASPASGRDWLNLVFVALSSSTFPFMLLAWGQQSVTSAFAGVTMATVIFIVLPLAHFTIPGERMRLRSTVGFVVGFAGVVLLIGGQVFTSTGAEHEFAGRLAALGTAAFYAVGSVQMRRLPTCDPIGLAAVLMIIGAVAMVPIVLLVEGPPPLPAPAILGSLVFLGLVPTAAANFIRVYLIRTVGPTFMGLVNYIVPVVSTLLGALVLSEPLPATLLAALTVILAGMAISQWEALARLGRRLLSRETAS; from the coding sequence ATGGACCGCCAGATCACCGCGAAGAGCTGGGTTCTCCTGCTTGTACTGGGCCTCGTCTGGGGCTCGACCTTCCTCATCATCGAGATCGCGCTCGGTGGCGTCGGGCCGTTCTGGCTCGCCGCGTCGCGGGTGATCTTTGCGGCGCTGCTGATGACCGTCGTCTGGACGCTCAGGGGCTTTCGGCTCTTCGCCAGTCCTGCTTCGGGGCGGGACTGGCTCAACCTCGTTTTCGTGGCCCTCTCCTCCTCCACCTTCCCCTTCATGCTGCTCGCCTGGGGCCAGCAGAGCGTGACCTCGGCCTTCGCAGGCGTGACCATGGCGACGGTGATCTTCATCGTCCTGCCGCTCGCCCATTTCACCATCCCGGGCGAACGGATGCGGCTGCGCTCCACCGTCGGCTTTGTCGTGGGCTTCGCGGGCGTCGTGCTGCTCATCGGCGGGCAGGTCTTCACCTCGACCGGCGCCGAACACGAATTCGCGGGCCGCCTCGCCGCTCTCGGGACGGCGGCCTTCTACGCCGTCGGGTCGGTCCAGATGCGCCGCCTGCCGACCTGCGACCCCATCGGGCTCGCGGCCGTGCTGATGATCATCGGCGCGGTGGCGATGGTGCCGATCGTGCTGCTGGTGGAAGGTCCGCCGCCGCTCCCGGCCCCGGCCATCCTCGGCTCGCTGGTGTTTCTGGGACTCGTGCCCACGGCGGCGGCGAATTTCATCCGGGTCTACCTGATCCGCACGGTGGGGCCGACCTTCATGGGACTCGTGAACTACATCGTGCCGGTGGTGTCGACCCTGCTGGGCGCACTTGTCCTGTCCGAGCCGCTTCCGGCGACGCTCCTCGCCGCGCTCACGGTGATCCTCGCGGGCATGGCCATCAGCCAGTGGGAGGCGCTCGCCCGCCTTGGCCGCAGGCTCCTCAGCCGCGAAACCGCATCGTGA
- a CDS encoding Rrf2 family transcriptional regulator — translation MRLTLRTNLAARVLMYCGVNSEGTVKSVAIAEATNASGNHLAQVIHQLQLFGYVHTRRGRGGGLMLARAPEDISIGKLFRDFEADVPFTECFDVANRNCPLTETCRLTGHLRRAIEAFYSTLDEVSLKDLIDGNSGLEVLLSASGAGREEEVVELRSRAACFEQRELLAGE, via the coding sequence ATGAGACTGACACTGAGGACGAACCTGGCAGCGCGTGTGCTCATGTATTGCGGCGTCAATTCCGAGGGCACCGTGAAGTCGGTCGCCATTGCGGAAGCGACGAATGCCTCCGGGAACCACCTGGCTCAGGTCATCCACCAGTTGCAGCTCTTCGGATACGTCCATACCCGCCGGGGGCGGGGCGGTGGCCTGATGCTGGCGCGTGCGCCGGAAGATATTTCAATCGGTAAACTGTTTCGGGACTTCGAAGCCGACGTTCCCTTCACAGAATGCTTCGACGTGGCGAACCGGAATTGCCCGCTGACGGAGACCTGCCGACTTACGGGGCATCTTCGCAGGGCGATCGAAGCCTTCTACAGCACGCTTGACGAGGTCTCGCTCAAGGATCTGATCGACGGAAACAGCGGGCTCGAGGTGCTTCTGTCCGCCAGCGGAGCGGGCCGCGAAGAGGAGGTCGTGGAGCTTCGCTCACGTGCGGCCTGTTTCGAACAGCGCGAGTTGCTTGCCGGCGAGTGA
- a CDS encoding S1C family serine protease yields MLKQTIRSRIAPAVAVTALLAGGALTTIDTTIATPAYAAAPVAGGYVDLVEQVAPAVVTIEVTQKLPDAAEMQGQRGLQGQQMPEGFEEFARRFGFEMPNGQQVEPQPMQGAGTGFIISEDGRVVTNAHVVRNADEVEVTLSDGRTLSAEVIGADTATDIALLKVEAEGLPALNFGESEALKVGQNVIAMGNPFGLGNTVTTGIVSALGRDLRSGPFDDFIQTDAAINRGNSGGPLMDEAGNVIGMNTAIISPTGGSIGLGFAVPSDLVKEVVADLSDDGAVDRGWLGVQIEPVSDEVAAALGMENERGTIIAEVMEDTPAKEAGLMQGDIVTMVNGAAIDGPRGLTRAIAGDQPGATVELTLLRKGKEMTLDVTLGQRDVEQPA; encoded by the coding sequence ATGTTGAAACAGACGATCAGGTCCCGGATCGCACCCGCCGTCGCAGTGACCGCGCTTCTCGCGGGCGGCGCGCTGACGACCATCGACACGACCATCGCCACTCCGGCCTATGCCGCAGCGCCGGTCGCCGGCGGATACGTCGATCTCGTCGAACAGGTCGCGCCCGCCGTGGTCACCATCGAAGTGACCCAGAAGCTCCCGGATGCGGCCGAGATGCAGGGCCAGCGCGGTCTGCAAGGTCAGCAGATGCCGGAAGGCTTCGAGGAATTCGCCCGACGCTTCGGCTTTGAAATGCCGAACGGCCAGCAGGTCGAGCCGCAACCCATGCAGGGCGCAGGCACCGGGTTCATCATCTCCGAGGATGGACGGGTCGTGACCAACGCCCATGTCGTGCGTAACGCCGACGAAGTCGAGGTCACGCTGTCAGACGGGCGCACGCTGAGTGCCGAGGTGATCGGCGCCGACACGGCCACTGACATCGCCCTTCTCAAGGTCGAGGCCGAGGGGCTTCCTGCCCTGAACTTCGGAGAATCCGAGGCGCTCAAGGTCGGCCAGAACGTCATCGCCATGGGCAACCCCTTCGGTCTGGGCAACACCGTCACCACGGGTATCGTCTCGGCCCTCGGCCGCGACCTGCGGTCCGGTCCCTTTGACGACTTCATCCAGACCGACGCCGCCATCAACCGTGGCAACTCGGGCGGCCCCCTCATGGACGAGGCGGGCAATGTGATCGGTATGAACACGGCGATCATCTCGCCCACCGGCGGGTCCATCGGGCTCGGCTTTGCGGTGCCTTCGGATCTGGTCAAGGAAGTGGTCGCGGATCTCTCCGATGACGGCGCGGTGGATCGCGGCTGGCTCGGCGTCCAGATCGAACCGGTAAGCGACGAAGTCGCCGCAGCGCTTGGGATGGAGAACGAGCGTGGCACGATCATCGCCGAGGTGATGGAGGACACCCCCGCCAAGGAGGCGGGCCTCATGCAGGGCGACATCGTCACGATGGTGAACGGTGCGGCCATCGACGGCCCCCGTGGCCTGACCCGGGCTATCGCGGGCGACCAGCCGGGTGCGACGGTGGAGCTGACGCTCCTGCGAAAGGGCAAGGAAATGACGCTCGACGTCACCCTTGGACAACGCGACGTGGAACAGCCGGCCTGA
- a CDS encoding Hint domain-containing protein, whose translation MRTIYVFATNAVTITRANGASTSQSDVLGNALNGNAFSWENPHNLALTFGTTTTAITLDDADGVLGDDPYSGSNVVDQRLTQPVTINGQTFTPSPSTVRWANPPPVTVENEYEVTLYDAAGLAYRMVGISITTGYSTQVVGVAFDGAAPPSGTTLYYLQGQSSYGGTGQTVTNPTTVPCFLAGTLIDTPKGPVPAERLAAGDRVFTLDSGAKKLRWVGRSVVDGTGSCAPIRIRAGVLGNRRDLFVSPNHRVLIEAWVAELHFGQRQVLVPAKALVDGVNVLEVPMAQADYVHLLLPRHELVFSEGVASESLFVSEMGLGAFGPEARADLSAVITRRDLISQKLARTALTVAEARAMQVFARSRKTRTGRPFMALAS comes from the coding sequence GTGCGGACGATATACGTCTTTGCGACGAACGCCGTGACGATCACGCGCGCCAATGGTGCGTCGACCAGTCAATCGGACGTTCTCGGCAATGCGCTCAACGGTAACGCGTTCAGCTGGGAGAACCCTCATAACCTCGCCCTGACCTTCGGCACGACCACCACGGCGATCACGCTGGACGATGCCGACGGGGTGCTGGGTGATGATCCCTATTCCGGATCCAACGTCGTCGACCAGCGGCTCACGCAGCCGGTGACGATCAACGGGCAGACGTTCACACCCTCCCCCAGCACGGTGCGTTGGGCCAATCCTCCGCCCGTCACGGTCGAAAACGAATACGAGGTCACGCTCTACGACGCCGCCGGCCTCGCGTATCGCATGGTCGGGATTTCGATCACAACGGGCTACTCGACGCAGGTTGTCGGCGTCGCCTTCGACGGGGCCGCGCCCCCGTCGGGCACGACGCTCTATTACCTTCAGGGACAGTCGAGCTATGGCGGCACCGGCCAGACCGTTACCAATCCGACGACGGTGCCCTGTTTCCTCGCGGGCACGTTGATCGACACGCCTAAAGGGCCGGTGCCGGCGGAGCGACTTGCCGCCGGCGACCGGGTATTCACCCTGGACAGCGGCGCGAAGAAGCTCCGTTGGGTAGGCCGGAGCGTGGTGGACGGGACCGGTTCCTGCGCGCCGATCCGGATCCGCGCCGGGGTCCTGGGCAACCGGCGCGACCTTTTCGTGTCGCCCAACCACCGGGTTCTGATCGAAGCCTGGGTGGCCGAATTGCACTTCGGCCAGAGACAGGTGCTGGTCCCCGCCAAGGCGCTGGTCGACGGCGTGAACGTTCTGGAGGTGCCGATGGCGCAGGCGGACTACGTCCATCTCCTGTTGCCCCGGCACGAACTGGTGTTTTCCGAAGGCGTGGCGAGCGAAAGCCTCTTCGTGTCGGAGATGGGGCTGGGTGCCTTCGGGCCAGAGGCGCGCGCGGACCTGTCGGCGGTCATTACACGACGCGACCTGATCAGCCAGAAGCTCGCCCGCACGGCCCTGACCGTGGCCGAAGCACGCGCGATGCAGGTCTTCGCGCGCAGCCGGAAGACGCGGACGGGTCGCCCGTTCATGGCTTTGGCATCCTGA
- a CDS encoding enoyl-CoA hydratase/isomerase family protein codes for MSVLLCDLAEGVATVTLNRPERYNALSPELICRMADLFEELRANDDVRVMILTGAGEKSFCSGGDLGRTLPLLTGDREPEDDWDRRLVADREVLFRSSFKGWDFPKPIIAAINGHCLAGGFELMLGTDIRVAADHALFGLPEARHALIPFAGALARLPRQLPQAVAMELLLTGDMVPAERLAALGLVNHVVPGAEVLTRARAIAERIAANGPRALAEIKSVATAIHGRSFEEGFALETQAMDRVMATEDAREGPRAFVERRRARYSGR; via the coding sequence ATGAGCGTCCTTCTGTGCGATCTGGCCGAGGGCGTGGCGACGGTCACGCTCAATCGCCCCGAGAGGTACAACGCGCTGTCGCCTGAACTCATTTGCCGGATGGCGGACCTGTTCGAGGAACTGCGCGCCAATGACGATGTGCGCGTCATGATCCTGACCGGGGCAGGGGAAAAGAGCTTCTGTTCGGGCGGCGATCTTGGCCGGACCTTGCCGCTTCTGACCGGCGACCGCGAGCCGGAGGATGACTGGGACCGGCGGCTCGTCGCGGACCGGGAAGTGCTCTTCCGTTCGTCCTTCAAGGGCTGGGATTTTCCCAAGCCCATCATCGCGGCCATCAACGGGCACTGTCTTGCCGGTGGGTTCGAGCTGATGCTGGGCACGGACATTCGCGTCGCGGCCGACCATGCGCTCTTCGGCCTGCCCGAGGCGCGCCATGCGCTGATCCCCTTTGCCGGCGCACTCGCGCGTCTGCCCCGTCAGCTGCCTCAGGCGGTGGCGATGGAGCTTCTCCTGACCGGCGACATGGTCCCGGCGGAGCGGCTGGCCGCGCTGGGGCTCGTCAACCACGTGGTGCCCGGGGCCGAGGTGCTGACCCGCGCCCGTGCCATCGCCGAGCGTATCGCCGCCAATGGCCCGCGCGCGCTGGCCGAAATCAAGTCGGTGGCGACCGCGATCCACGGGCGGAGCTTCGAGGAGGGCTTCGCGCTCGAAACCCAGGCGATGGACCGTGTCATGGCGACCGAAGATGCCCGCGAGGGCCCCCGCGCCTTTGTCGAAAGGCGGCGGGCGCGTTACTCGGGCCGCTGA
- a CDS encoding Lrp/AsnC family transcriptional regulator — MRIDDTDRRLLRRFLAEPDLSIARLAEFAGVTQATASRRIERMTREGVIRGQHAVIDWTKLGYAVEVSLRFTLEKSNPRAFDEFMASAREVPEVTQIQTFLGKVDVRLHVVARDMAHYQQIYRTRILTLPHIADIEALMQVARVLEKESLPL, encoded by the coding sequence ATGCGCATTGACGACACGGATCGGCGGCTCCTGAGGCGTTTCCTCGCGGAACCCGACTTATCCATTGCGCGACTGGCCGAGTTCGCGGGCGTGACGCAAGCCACGGCCTCCCGCCGGATCGAACGGATGACGCGGGAAGGTGTGATCCGGGGTCAGCACGCGGTGATCGACTGGACCAAACTGGGCTATGCCGTCGAGGTGAGCCTTCGCTTCACGCTGGAAAAATCCAACCCGCGCGCCTTTGACGAATTCATGGCATCGGCGCGTGAAGTGCCCGAGGTGACACAGATCCAGACCTTTCTGGGCAAGGTCGATGTGCGGCTCCACGTCGTCGCGCGAGACATGGCGCATTACCAACAGATCTACCGGACCCGGATCCTGACCTTGCCTCATATCGCGGACATCGAGGCACTCATGCAGGTGGCGCGGGTGCTAGAAAAAGAAAGTCTGCCGCTATGA